The Salarias fasciatus chromosome 16, fSalaFa1.1, whole genome shotgun sequence sequence AGTCTGGTTTCCAGAGATATCTGAGATGTCGAAGTCGGCACCGTAGATGTTTTTggtctgcttttcttttcccgGACGTTTCATTGTTGAGAAGAACATGATGTTGGGAATGGTTTCAATAAAAACCTGCCATAAAAGAAGTACAAAATAAGCACAGTGTGGAGGACTATACATCAATACATTTGTGGAtttaaaacaccaaaaaaagtGTCTAACGTAtgagccaaaaccagcccacctAAAGGTCAAAGGAGACATTAGGGGCATATTTTGAAACGACTAAGTGCTATTCATAATTTGTCCACTGGGGGTCGCACTGTTTTTGTTGAATAAGCACACTTGACAGCACTGAGAAGAATTACAGCAGGAAGATGTTGCAATAAAAGTTAGGTCTTTATAAGCAAAATTACACAAGCATCTAATCCAAACTGAGTATGATCACGTGAAGAGACTCACAAGACTGCAGGAAACGTGCAGCCTGATAAGAGAATAGTTTCGTGCCAATGTTTATCTCAGGAGAATCATTGTGGGGACGTTAATGTCAGGATCCTGTTTCTCAAAGGTTTGCAATCATAAAAATATGCATTGAACGTGATAATTTTGAGAATGTACTTTTATAATTATCTATAAAAGAAAGGGTTTTAATAACTGCGTGGTGTGGTGAAACGTGAAACGTGTTTGGCGTGTGAAGCTGATGTTCTGCACGCTCCCACTAGATGGCAGTATATtacaaaggaaaaagagaaggaGTATAGTTTCCAGCTGAGACTGATTTATCTGGacacactgagctccacatccaTCAGCACACTGTGTTTTCCTTCCCTTCCCTCCCTCGTGCCCACCTTGCGGACCCACTCGGGCATGGTGTGGGTGCTGGGGGAGCGGTGGTGGGTGTTGATGACGATGActgtgatgatgatggaggCGATGACGAACACCATGGTGAAGAGCATGTACTTCCCTATGAGGGGCACAGcactggaggtggaggggatcAGCTCCACGATGACCAGCAGGAACACAGTCAGGGACAGCAAGACGGAGATGCTCAGAGTCATCTTCTCACCTGGAAGACAGGGGGAACggtcattttcacagctcctctGTTTTTTCTCTGTTACAGCGAGATTCTGAATAGTAACCACAGACTGTCACTGTATTGGAAATATTAGCGATAGTTTAAGAATATTCACCTTCCAGTTAAACATCAAACACTCATATTACTGTGGTATTTCAGGGTACTTGTGTTTTTCTGGTAATATAAGCTTATTCATACATGAAAACATCTTGCACTGTTCAGTCTACTTTAATATCACAGGTCACTGCTGACAATGTCCACAGTTTATGTTAATATTGAAGCTGTTGAATCAGTTTATTCCTCACACTGAGAAAAGGCCCGCTCCCTTACATTCACATTTCCAGACTGTTCCATTTTTGTTGACATCCTGTTAAAACATTAGTTTTGAGCATAAATGTtacaaacataaagaaaaaaatctttagtATATTTGACAGTGTAATTGAATTAAGTTAAAATGTAGGTAATGCTTAAATCATTTTTCACTATGTTGTTCCAACCCTGCAGTTAAAAGGATCAGATGACAATTTTGgatcacaaaaaagaaacaacacatcagaaaaattttatatttttatcaaTCAAAATCTTCCTGACaacttaaagaaaaagaaaactaaaaagaagCAAGATGGAGCCTAATAATTCAGGTGGGATTTTACcttcacaagaaaacaaagaagctgACACTGAGTATTTCTTTCGACCGCCTCTAACATTTCATATGCAGAGGCATCTTAAAATAATTCAGATacttattaaaataaattaatgagAAAAGGGTGATTAATAGATCTCAATCAGATTGTTTGTATTTGAAGGGACTCAAGGCTCACCGTTTGAAGCATCTTATTCACTGAAAATATAACATGTTTGTCTTCCTCAAATCTGATGTAATTTAAGAAAACATTGCGAATGTGGAGCAGCTATATTTATCTCGTGGTTGGTTCATGCAAACATGCGATCGTGTGAGACAGCCACATGGGAGGGCTGTTTCTATAGGCCCTGCTCCTGTCTGAGGCGCTGAGGCTGCCTGCAGGGCTGTCTCCTGTTTCTATGAGtcctgtcagccaatcagagatctTTAGTATTCATACATCATCCCAATGCTCCTGTTGTTCTGCGCCATAAGCAAATCATATTTCAAGAACGACAGccagctttttcctttttcataaAACCGACAACAGAACAAGTAAACACATTCTGACACAGTTTCACGTAAGacaagtttttctgttttatttttggcattgttggggttgttgttgttgttgttgttgcccaGTAAGAACAGTTATCCCAGAGAGAGCATATTTTGGCATCGGCTTCTCTTCCACACTATCCTGTCAGCAGCCACATCAGAAACAGGGATCAAGTGATGTATTATACATTAAAGCAAAGGCCTGCTTTCAGACATGACAGCACAGAGGGACCCTGGGTAATGAGGCAGGCCTACACACTGGGAACACGGCCAGATGTGCACATAAGCTGTGTAGTTTCTGTTGCTGTCGGTGTCGTGACAATCTAGACTGACAGGCAGCGTTAAATacattcttttaaataaaacagggaTTATgctgcactaaaaaaaaaaaatcattcatcaATTTATGCTCAATCAGGTTGCACTTTTCTACCATCCTCGAAATTCACTCATGTCTATAAAGGCTTTAACTGAAACCTGAACTACTTTACAGTTACTTTTGAAGCGACAAGGATAACGCGTCTGAAAAATAATGCCACATTCAGCACACTGTAAGGTCAATATATCATACATCCCGAGAGGCTTTTACTAGAGTGACAAACACTCACAGCATGCCATTTTATGACCATATAAtcactaataataaaaatgccAAAACAGTTGCATGATGGACACAAAGAGTGATGAAGTAGCGTATTAACTTTGTTACTGAAAAACATACTATAGACTCtaaaaacaggctgtttctgcAGTCGACATTTAGAATCAATCTCATCGAATATCTCATAGTTAGTCTCACAAGATGTATTTGCTAAAAGTTGTATATTATATTCATTGTCTCTCAGTCTACAAAAATACCAATAAATCTTCCAGTAAGATAAAATTGCCAACAACTGGTTGATGGGAACAAACTAATATGCATCCCTCCGTCTTCTACACTGCTTCATCCAACTTTAAGCAGCAGATGGATGGAGATGATCAGATCTGAAGGCAGAGTGAATACCTAACTGCCGTCTGTAGGATATGAACACTTTAAGGCCGAGTTATACCTGCTACCTAACTTTATATATAATTGTTTAATGACAACTGCTGGAAAAGTCACTAAACAACTGAAGTCATTTCACAAATTATCACTGGTGGAAAAGCTCATAAATGCACACGCAGTGGTGAATGGAtgccataaaaaaagaaacaattcatTTATCCCTCTACTACGCAATGTTCTAAAATTTAAGGTCTCAGAAATGAGCATGGACCAAACCAGGTACACACTTGCCACACATATTGTTTACACACTCTCATCTGCATTTGAATGCAAATTTCTTTTCGGCCAATCAGGTCATGCTGCTGGGAGATGGGCTGGTTTTATTAGCTTaactacatattttttttacgCAAAAGCATCCTCAGGGTGTCATACCAGGGGTGTTTAAAAACTGTCTAAGTTATGCTTTATGAGTCATATCcagttttatgtgtttgtgttgttgtgaacTTGCCGGAGTCTGTGGGAAGGTAGAAGACCAGGCCGGTCAGGAAGGAGAAGAGCATGCAGGGAATGATGACGTTGACGATGAAGTAGAGCGGGAGCCGCAGCATGAGGAAGTGGTAGGTGATGTCCAGGTAGGGGGTGTCCGGGCAGCAGGCGTAGTACACCCAGTGCTTCCAGCCACGGAAGTCTTTCATCACCCACTCGCCACTCTCCATGAAGTGACTCAGATCGGGGCGATCGCTGTCCTGCGAGGAGAGGCAACAAACACAGTGACTGATTGTCAATCAACTGATTTTTCAAAGATTTATTACATTGGTCAATTTTATAGTGAatagtaaatttaaaaaaagacttgtCCAAAAATTTCATGCATTCTGTATTAAGTATTCTCAGCTTAAAAGTCTATTTAAGTACAGATGTGTCTTCAATGTTCAACATCAGAAATGTTTATGCAGAGCTTAAGGGGCATTACTGGGTTGATGACAACCAGCTTCCCGTCATACGTCCAAGTGCCGAGCTTCATGCTGCAGTTCTGGAGGTCAAAGGGGAAATGCAGCACTATGATTTCACAGTAGCTCTTGAAGATGGCGGGCGGGTTCCACGTGATCAGCCCCGTGTGCTCCAGCAGCACTTTGGTCTCGTGAACGATGGCGAAGTCGCCGTCAGCactggagacacagacagacacatgcCACAGCGGTCGTCATTGTTGGAGATAAGTTAAATGTTAACGCGGAGAGACGTCGGCGCCCGGGGACGGGCGGGCTCGGCACAAGTGGCTGCAACAGCAGAGAGGAAACGGGAGTGTGTCAGATGCAGCATATGGTGTGAGAAAGTGGGGGAGGACCTGCGATTTAGAGGCTGGATTTAGCCTGATGAAATCTGAGCTTTctcacgctacgcgctggagtATTGGAAAACGTGATTTCTAGTATCACTGACAGGTGCGTTGATTGTTTTTAGAGATCAGGATTTTCAGGCCACGTAAAGCTTTTGTaattctaataataataaaaagacaaaaaacagatGGCATGGAAAAATAAAGCCTGCTAGCATACTTGTTGTAGAGAACCAGATCAGGACGCCAAATGTCACCAGAGGGAACTCTGATCTTTTTGATGCCACCATAATCGTCTGGGTTCCACTGCAGGTTCACGTCCTTCCATTGCTGAAACACACAAGGACAGAGTGAACAATGGATGGTATTTCCATACAATAATAACCaccaaaatgattaatttcaTAAGGCAAAcctatttaaacatgaaaacgtGACGGTTCAGTGAcatatattttattgaaaaagaaaacaacctttTGCAATATGATGGCTTGTCTATATAAGTCTATATTTAACTATATCACAAAGGACATTGATTTGTGACACAAACCTGCTTCAGTCGTACGTTGCTGCTGACAATCTGGTTGACCTCATCCTGTGAATCGACACAAATGTGTTCAGACAGTGGATGACAGTGAACGGTTCTGCAGACGGGGGCGATGCGCGGTGTCAATAGACCTCACCACACTGATGAGCTGGATGAGCTGAAGGCCCACGGTCACAACCACCGGATCCTTGAAGTGACTGACAGGACGGACGGCCTTGTTGTAACCAGTGAAAAGGGTTTTTACCAGTCTAGTTTCATCAGTGGAGGCCCAGGCCGTTCCTGAAACAACAGTGAACCCACAGATACTCGATCATGGGCGTTAACTGAAGGAAAACTAACATTTGGAACATTCACAATCTTTATGGGGGGGAAACGTGGCTCTTGAAGGCATCTCACTCATGTGCTGGGAAGTTGCTGCGCTGCGTCAAAGAGGAGTGTCGCTTTAAGGCCATCCGACACTTGAGATGAGATCATTTAAAAATAGACCGTCAACTATAGGTGTAACCAGCTTGTGAGTGTCAGTGCACAGCAGGCTGAGCCACTTCTGCACGTAGTGTACAGGCAGGATTTTAAAATCATCAAAGAtactaaataaattaaaaataacaggGAACTTTTCTGTGATGAtgttaattaaaagaaaaaggccACGTTTTTGATATGACAATATACCTTTAAGTTTCTAATATGATATGGACACAGTCATAGAGTAACACATTCAATCATGTGTTCTCTCACCTGTCAtcccaaaacaaaagaatgCACCAGAAATACATTTAGACAAACATGCCAGGCAAGACTTGATATCTAAATTTGATGATTTGAGATATAAATGGCAACACAGGTGTTTACAGAGGTATTATTTTTGTTATCTCTGCCACATATCTGTCAAAAGCCGGAGCAGGATCCCTTCTCGTGTTTCAGCTGACCTTGAAATGAAGGTCATTCCACAGCAACATGCTTCAATGCTCGAATGGTTCTGGAGACGTTCAGCACAATACATTAAGGAACTGCCTGTCTGTAATTATGCAGCTGACTTCATGCGATGACAAATGTAGATCaagaaaaagacaacagaaCATGTGCCCTTGCCAAAGAGTCACTTTgttcaacataaaaaaaacaataattattGCTTTATAGCGTTATAGCtttgttgtttggttttaatCAGCTGACGCTGAGATTACCTCCATTACACACAAACAGTGAAGAATGTTAAGTAATTATATATGGATACAACATTTGACTGTGCACATTCAGCTGGCTTTAATATGTTTGAAGCACTTAAAGACAAAATCTAATTTCAGCAGAAATTCGAACTTCAGATGATCTCTTACCAACTAAAATGACCAGATGAAAGGTGAAAAATACAGCATTCATTCTTTCCATTAAATCCAATTCATCCAAAAGCAAGATCCAACTTCCGACGGGTTGGCCGTCGACTTGAGAACTTGGAAGGTTGAGAACTGAGAAGGTCTGGCCGGCCTAAAACATGCTTTCAGCACTGAACGACTCGCTGCAGAGCCTGGAGCTCTCCGCCCGCTGCCCGGTTGTTGTTGTCTGACAGCTGATGTGAATGGCTGGCTGGTCATTTGAGAGGACCACATATTTTGTCATGTGTTATAAGATCAACATGCCAGAGTAATCCAGTACTAAAATACCCCCACGGTGAACTTCCCACACACGACACACAACACATGCCCGCTGCTCTCAGGAGCTTGAACTGTCACCGGAGCCTCAGAAGCTTGAATTCTGCCTCAGTGTCCGGGAAAAGCAACACGTGATGCCTGTGCTGAATAGACAGGATGAGACACATGCATCAATGTAGGGAATATGATAATAAGACAAAGTTGTAGCATGTgaataaacagaataaaataaataataatagtGATAAATTCACAGGAAGTCATAGAGTTACTTTAATTATCTATTTactaaaatggaaaacaaatcaTCTCTCAGTAAGGTTGTCTTCATGACATGCATGGTTGTGTTGCTGAGTCCTCAGCTCCATATGGGTCGCTCTAATAACTAATTCACTCAATGAGTTCACATGGCGTCGCATCAGATAGTTGGGAGTCAAATTAGGGCGCACGCGATATTGTTGATGTGTTAGGTTTAATTAGTCAATGTCTCCTGTTGTAATCACTCATCTGCTCACAGTGTGAGGTGGATGTGATTTCCTGAAATGCAGAGCACTCCAAAACACCTGTTCTCAACCGTCTACAGCGACGTCTGCCAGCAACAAGGCACATTTCTGTCAATGGTATTCTTGTCAGTTCAATTCTATTAGCTTTAAAATATTGTGGGATATCTTTCGGTTTAATAAAATCAGGCTCCAGGACCCCAGAATCATGGATGATCATGTTTAAACAACTGCTTGGATGTCCAATAAATTCCTATAGAGAAACATATGAAGCATTTAAAGACTTTGTGTCCTAATTTTCTTTTCCAATCTGAAATACCGGAGAGGGATAATAaatctgatgaagaggaaaaagcaggaaatgaaaatgaagataaagataaagatgTACCTTCCAAACCAGAGTCTAATATTCTAAACCTGCCCAGATCAAGAGCAGCTCCTGTTGCCAGCGCCAATGAATATTCAACAGCAGGGAGGCCTCCCAAGATCAGTAGAAAATCTACCCCCCCATTAAAACTTCAAGCTGCATTTTTTCAGAAGATATCCTTGAATTAATTTCAGAGCAGTCAAATCTGGATGCTATAAAGCATGACCCCGAAAAACCCCGAAGCCTGGAGCAGCTCCTGGGTACTGAGTTAGGTGTCGTTGCATAAAGCCAGTCGAGTGTCCCAGGTAGCCGACACCAGGAATCTGAACAATGACGAGGTGTCATGAAAACCGTCCTCATGAGTGAGAAGTTTGCCAGATGTTGGAGTAAACTGGTAATGATGCCGTCCACCTGTCCCAGCTACGTATGACCCGAGCAACAGAACCCTCAGCTGTTCTTTGACAACTGGTTCGCGTGCGTCCCTTTTAAGGAATTCACCCGACTGGTACCGCTGGCAGCAACAGACTTCCAGGAGTCAGTCTGATATCCgacactgaactgaactgaaacagacGAGTGGCCGAGGAGACTGCCGCGGCTGGGGAAATCACTTTGCATGTGTTGAGATGGTATGATAACCGCTCGATCAAGCCTCTCAGTAACTACATTGGTGTGTATCCAGACCCTGAAGTAGACAGATGGGACcacacaagaggaaaaaaaaaaaaagccatccatGTCCCCTGATCTGCGCTGTGATTGAAAGATGGAGGCGGAATCAGAATGtcacaaataaaatcaacatattACATTGTAGTATTacagtttaaacattttcaacaaGAGTTTTTAATAATGAAGCGTTGCTTATCAGCACTGCAGTGACATATTGCAAGCAAATTTGCCagagtaaaagtgaaaaaaaaaaaagtgcattaaacaACAGTTCCTTACACAGAAGTAATAAAACGGTCTTAGATATTATCACGTTTCCTGGAGGCCAGGTGTTACTCCCATTTATCTCTTCTTGGCTCGGCACTACCCCACCCCGTCGGCCCGTGATGGGTCAAGCAACTCAATTTCCTCACATCCCCCATCCGTTCAATCAGCCAGCTACTCAAGCACAGGCCTCATTCATCTCACTTAGGGACAAATGACCATTCTGGCAATATGTGAATTAAGAGAGATTTGCTTCAACCCTCCCCCACACccccttttctgtctctctctctctctctctctgcagtcacTCAGGTCGCTCAGATTTACATCATGTTGCCATCACTTCTCCTTTCTCTCCGCCTGTCATGTAGCGCAGGACAGACCTTCATTGTACATGCTCAGCCGACCTTGTCTTCGCCGGACACTTTCTGGTGCTCCGTCCGGTATTAATTACGCCGCTCTGAAGCCTCACGCGGCGAGTGCACTCTC is a genomic window containing:
- the LOC115402876 gene encoding acetylcholine receptor subunit alpha isoform X2, producing MERMNAVFFTFHLVILVGTAWASTDETRLVKTLFTGYNKAVRPVSHFKDPVVVTVGLQLIQLISDEVNQIVSSNVRLKQQWKDVNLQWNPDDYGGIKKIRVPSGDIWRPDLVLYNNADGDFAIVHETKVLLEHTGLITWNPPAIFKSYCEIIVLHFPFDLQNCSMKLGTWTYDGKLVVINPDSDRPDLSHFMESGEWVMKDFRGWKHWVYYACCPDTPYLDITYHFLMLRLPLYFIVNVIIPCMLFSFLTGLVFYLPTDSGEKMTLSISVLLSLTVFLLVIVELIPSTSSAVPLIGKYMLFTMVFVIASIIITVIVINTHHRSPSTHTMPEWVRKVFIETIPNIMFFSTMKRPGKEKQTKNIYGADFDISDISGNQTSAIPYQSPMTKNPDVRSAIEGVKYIAETMKSDEESNNAAEEWKFVAMVLDHILLCVFMAVCLIGTLGVFAGRLIELSML
- the LOC115402876 gene encoding acetylcholine receptor subunit alpha isoform X1 translates to MERMNAVFFTFHLVILVGTAWASTDETRLVKTLFTGYNKAVRPVSHFKDPVVVTVGLQLIQLISVDEVNQIVSSNVRLKQQWKDVNLQWNPDDYGGIKKIRVPSGDIWRPDLVLYNNADGDFAIVHETKVLLEHTGLITWNPPAIFKSYCEIIVLHFPFDLQNCSMKLGTWTYDGKLVVINPDSDRPDLSHFMESGEWVMKDFRGWKHWVYYACCPDTPYLDITYHFLMLRLPLYFIVNVIIPCMLFSFLTGLVFYLPTDSGEKMTLSISVLLSLTVFLLVIVELIPSTSSAVPLIGKYMLFTMVFVIASIIITVIVINTHHRSPSTHTMPEWVRKVFIETIPNIMFFSTMKRPGKEKQTKNIYGADFDISDISGNQTSAIPYQSPMTKNPDVRSAIEGVKYIAETMKSDEESNNAAEEWKFVAMVLDHILLCVFMAVCLIGTLGVFAGRLIELSML